Proteins encoded in a region of the Streptomyces sp. NBC_01298 genome:
- a CDS encoding MarR family winged helix-turn-helix transcriptional regulator — MTSMPVEQRLGSHIKRAEQALVGAKHAALKPAAVTVPQYAALLWLAEKPGISAASLARLCGVTPPTMNTVLKNLSERGLVERTPHELHRNVLETRLTDEGRSVMEVADAGAVAVERALAAEFSGEERELLIGLLGRCAAVLDGLR, encoded by the coding sequence ATGACTTCGATGCCCGTCGAGCAGCGCCTCGGCTCCCACATCAAGCGCGCCGAGCAGGCGCTCGTCGGGGCCAAGCACGCGGCGCTGAAGCCGGCCGCAGTAACGGTTCCGCAGTACGCCGCCCTGCTCTGGCTCGCCGAGAAGCCCGGGATCTCCGCCGCCTCGCTCGCGCGCCTGTGCGGGGTGACGCCGCCGACGATGAACACCGTGCTGAAGAACCTCTCGGAGCGCGGCCTCGTCGAGCGGACCCCGCACGAGCTGCACCGCAACGTCCTGGAGACCCGGCTCACCGACGAGGGGCGCTCCGTGATGGAGGTGGCCGACGCCGGGGCGGTGGCGGTGGAGCGGGCGCTCGCCGCCGAGTTCAGCGGCGAGGAGCGGGAGCTGCTGATCGGCCTGCTCGGGCGGTGCGCGGCGGTCCTCGACGGGCTGCGGTGA
- a CDS encoding EamA family transporter, which produces MRTPSARVWFALTLVYVVWGSTYLGIRIVVETMPPFLSAGARFITAGLLLAGLVAWRDGPAALKATGAQVRSAVLVGLLLVLGGNGLVVLAETSIPSGLAALLVAAVPMWLVVLRAGSGDRPSPRTVAGVLLGLGGLAVLTSPGLGGQIALGGVLLVLAGSVCWSLGSFSGSKLTLPANPFTGSAYQMLAGGTGGILVGLCRGEQHGLDLTSYSTRSWLALGYLVLFGSLVGFTAYVWLLRAAPLSLVATYAYVNPVVAVALGWLILDEALTWPLLLGGVIVVAAVCVIVSTERRPDPKDTP; this is translated from the coding sequence ATGCGCACCCCATCGGCCCGTGTCTGGTTCGCCCTCACCCTCGTCTACGTCGTCTGGGGCTCGACCTACCTCGGCATCCGCATCGTCGTCGAGACCATGCCCCCGTTCCTCTCCGCCGGGGCCCGCTTCATCACCGCCGGCCTCCTCCTGGCCGGCCTCGTCGCCTGGCGCGACGGACCGGCCGCCCTCAAGGCCACCGGCGCGCAGGTGCGTTCCGCCGTGCTGGTCGGGCTGCTGCTGGTGCTCGGCGGCAACGGCCTCGTCGTCCTCGCCGAGACCTCGATCCCCTCCGGGCTGGCCGCCCTCCTGGTGGCCGCCGTCCCGATGTGGCTGGTCGTCCTGCGCGCCGGCTCCGGAGACCGCCCCTCGCCCCGCACCGTGGCCGGGGTGCTGCTGGGGCTCGGCGGGCTCGCCGTCCTGACCAGCCCGGGGCTCGGCGGGCAGATCGCGCTCGGCGGGGTGCTCCTGGTGCTGGCCGGCTCGGTGTGCTGGTCGCTCGGCTCCTTCTCCGGCTCGAAGCTGACCCTGCCGGCGAACCCCTTCACCGGCAGCGCGTACCAGATGCTCGCGGGCGGGACCGGCGGGATCCTCGTCGGCCTGTGCCGCGGCGAACAGCATGGGCTGGACCTCACCTCGTACTCCACCAGGTCCTGGCTGGCCCTCGGCTACCTCGTGCTGTTCGGCTCGCTCGTCGGCTTCACCGCGTACGTGTGGCTGCTGCGCGCGGCTCCGCTCTCGCTGGTGGCCACGTACGCCTACGTGAATCCGGTCGTGGCCGTCGCGCTCGGCTGGCTCATCCTCGACGAGGCCCTGACCTGGCCGCTCCTGCTCGGCGGCGTGATCGTCGTGGCGGCGGTGTGCGTGATCGTGAGCACCGAGCGCCGCCCCGACCCGAAGGACACGCCTTAG
- a CDS encoding PucR family transcriptional regulator: protein MLSGVGYWPRCQFVVASGEWRGTGPVPAAALRVLLEEALVQEDGPVPVSSEDIAATVDGDRAVLLVLVPEPSDAHPDPALDHAALQRRFAAALARWLGPEDGVSIGVSSPVAEPGNARRSLEQAHHAMRIARADPEPVTVRGPEDLTSPILTLLPLIPAEARRAFAARLLGPLRDHDARHRTDLLATLEAFLDCDPPGPPAPPASTSTST, encoded by the coding sequence GTGCTCAGCGGGGTCGGCTACTGGCCGCGCTGCCAGTTCGTGGTCGCCTCGGGCGAGTGGCGCGGGACCGGTCCCGTCCCCGCCGCGGCCCTGCGCGTCCTCCTGGAGGAGGCCCTGGTCCAGGAGGACGGCCCGGTGCCGGTCTCCTCGGAGGACATCGCCGCCACCGTCGACGGCGACCGGGCGGTCCTGCTCGTCCTGGTCCCCGAGCCCTCGGACGCCCACCCCGACCCCGCCCTCGACCACGCCGCGCTCCAGCGCAGGTTCGCCGCGGCGCTCGCCCGCTGGCTCGGGCCCGAGGACGGCGTCTCCATCGGCGTCAGCTCACCGGTGGCCGAGCCGGGCAACGCCCGCCGCTCGCTGGAACAGGCCCACCACGCGATGCGGATCGCCCGCGCGGACCCCGAGCCGGTGACGGTACGCGGCCCGGAGGACCTCACCTCGCCCATCCTGACCCTGCTCCCCCTCATCCCCGCCGAAGCCCGCCGGGCCTTCGCCGCCCGTCTCCTGGGCCCCCTGCGCGATCACGACGCCCGCCACCGGACCGACCTCCTGGCCACCCTGGAGGCCTTCCTCGACTGCGACCCTCCTGGACCGCCTGCGCCGCCCGCCTCCACCTCCACCTCCACGTGA
- a CDS encoding C40 family peptidase, which translates to MTATSKRRTRPVLHAATVIALLAGSAYFTIELRKEEQAKAPAIQTIVDAPVAGKGGAEDTAQKWERLKNPERSVLRDGKGGILATFTDGARTATLTGPSRTFTEPATTKTRVVTENWVRLMPETWRSGAEKEQWFQEWYKKYHGSEEDDLFAIAFQYGDQAPVKKDAEGVPYAGDASFGPINPNGSVGNDYRLEESDFFDYLGIPYTFRNGTTMKPEAMRARSMDCSGFIRTVFGYRARFPLMATDTATGDGLPRTANGMARSKVGVNVIPLKGVGADGRPSSIDVLQPGDLLFFKLDGRTGERLDHTGMFLGTDTDGHQIFISSREEANGPTIGDKGGTSRLDGNGYYAATLRSAKRI; encoded by the coding sequence ATGACCGCCACGTCCAAGCGCCGCACACGTCCCGTCCTGCACGCGGCCACCGTGATCGCGCTGCTGGCCGGCAGCGCCTACTTCACCATCGAGCTGCGCAAGGAGGAGCAGGCCAAGGCGCCGGCCATCCAGACGATCGTCGACGCCCCCGTCGCCGGCAAGGGGGGCGCCGAGGACACCGCCCAGAAGTGGGAGCGGCTGAAGAACCCGGAGCGTTCCGTGCTGCGTGACGGCAAGGGCGGGATCCTCGCGACCTTCACGGACGGCGCCCGCACCGCCACCCTCACCGGCCCCAGCCGCACCTTCACCGAGCCGGCCACCACCAAGACCCGGGTGGTCACCGAGAACTGGGTGCGGCTGATGCCGGAGACCTGGCGCAGCGGTGCCGAGAAGGAGCAGTGGTTCCAGGAGTGGTACAAGAAGTACCACGGCAGCGAGGAGGACGACCTCTTCGCGATCGCCTTCCAGTACGGTGACCAGGCCCCGGTCAAGAAGGACGCGGAGGGCGTCCCGTACGCCGGTGACGCGAGCTTCGGCCCGATCAACCCGAACGGCTCGGTCGGCAACGACTACCGGCTGGAGGAGTCGGACTTCTTCGACTACCTCGGCATCCCGTACACCTTCCGCAACGGGACCACGATGAAGCCCGAAGCGATGCGCGCCCGCTCGATGGACTGCTCCGGCTTCATCCGGACCGTCTTCGGCTACCGGGCCCGCTTCCCACTGATGGCCACGGACACCGCCACCGGCGACGGCCTGCCGCGCACCGCGAACGGCATGGCCCGCTCCAAGGTCGGCGTGAACGTCATCCCGCTCAAGGGGGTCGGCGCCGACGGCCGTCCCTCGTCCATCGACGTCCTGCAGCCGGGCGACCTGCTGTTCTTCAAGCTGGACGGGCGCACCGGAGAGCGGCTGGACCACACGGGCATGTTCCTCGGCACCGACACCGACGGACACCAGATCTTCATCTCCAGCCGCGAAGAGGCCAACGGCCCGACCATCGGCGACAAGGGCGGTACCTCCCGCCTGGACGGCAACGGCTACTACGCGGCGACCCTGCGGAGCGCGAAGCGGATCTGA
- a CDS encoding alpha/beta hydrolase, whose product MGGGLGLALLAGGGGAYQFGLFSDIGDPVSFGKPPSADSAASAASDTGAAPGVRMPTGPKASFVRTSRLPDGTQIAKTTLRGKKSGFTGDVWVWVPKEYDDPAYADSAFPVLISLPGGRGYPTNYWGTGPGLGLQQAVSDGAKSGKSLPFILVMPVHNADTKHHFDASDIPGEPKMGTWMVEDVPDFTKANFRTFTSRDGWAFMGSSAGGFGAFKHVLKHPDRFKAAIASGVDIVPDSPLWKGNKQAMDADNPEKLAAKLIAAGGPDVYINFQIGTAESGREKAEQFIKEYGKGPVHTTLQVIQDGQHNGKSYVRGMREGALEWISKVMSAPTPKPRPAPSGGASGAAAPR is encoded by the coding sequence ATCGGCGGGGGCCTCGGGCTCGCCCTGCTGGCGGGCGGCGGGGGCGCGTACCAGTTCGGGCTCTTCTCCGACATAGGCGATCCCGTCTCCTTCGGGAAGCCCCCTTCCGCGGACTCCGCCGCCTCCGCCGCCTCCGACACCGGGGCCGCGCCGGGGGTGCGGATGCCGACCGGGCCGAAGGCCTCGTTCGTCCGGACCTCCCGGCTGCCCGACGGCACCCAGATCGCCAAGACCACCCTGAGGGGCAAGAAGTCCGGGTTCACCGGTGACGTATGGGTGTGGGTGCCGAAGGAGTACGACGACCCGGCGTACGCCGACAGCGCCTTCCCGGTCCTGATCTCCCTGCCCGGCGGCCGCGGCTACCCCACGAACTACTGGGGCACGGGCCCCGGCCTCGGCCTCCAGCAGGCCGTGAGCGACGGGGCGAAGTCCGGCAAGAGCCTGCCCTTCATCCTGGTCATGCCGGTGCACAACGCCGACACCAAGCACCACTTCGACGCCTCGGACATCCCCGGAGAGCCCAAGATGGGTACCTGGATGGTCGAAGACGTCCCGGATTTCACGAAGGCCAATTTCCGTACCTTCACCTCCCGCGACGGCTGGGCCTTCATGGGCTCCTCGGCGGGCGGATTCGGTGCCTTCAAGCACGTCCTGAAGCACCCCGACCGCTTCAAGGCGGCCATCGCGAGCGGGGTCGACATCGTCCCCGATTCCCCGCTGTGGAAGGGGAACAAGCAGGCCATGGACGCGGACAACCCCGAGAAGCTCGCCGCGAAGCTGATCGCCGCGGGCGGCCCGGACGTCTACATCAACTTCCAGATCGGCACCGCGGAATCCGGCCGTGAGAAGGCCGAGCAGTTCATCAAGGAGTACGGCAAGGGTCCCGTGCACACCACCCTGCAGGTGATCCAGGATGGTCAGCACAACGGGAAGTCCTACGTCCGCGGGATGAGGGAGGGCGCACTGGAGTGGATCAGCAAGGTGATGTCCGCACCCACCCCGAAGCCCCGGCCGGCCCCGAGCGGCGGCGCGAGCGGCGCCGCCGCCCCGCGGTGA
- a CDS encoding Uma2 family endonuclease translates to MNSLRRRVARIEHLTQCDLSRLETRLDFLAALKTTTLMAQVPAGFEVEREMTIRLDARNRPEPDLLLTDLSYDPDRTWYAPEAVKLVVEVVSPESAHRDRIVKLRKYAEAGIPHYWRVEDEDGAPVVHVFELEEPAGAYAPAGIFRGTLRRPVPFEISLDLDKLTPPRSS, encoded by the coding sequence GTGAACTCGCTGCGCCGGCGCGTCGCCCGGATCGAACACCTCACGCAGTGCGACCTGTCCCGCCTGGAAACCCGGCTGGACTTCCTGGCGGCCCTGAAGACCACCACGCTGATGGCGCAGGTGCCCGCCGGCTTCGAGGTCGAGCGGGAGATGACGATCCGCCTCGATGCCCGCAACCGACCCGAGCCGGACCTCCTGCTGACGGACCTGTCCTATGACCCCGACCGCACCTGGTACGCCCCGGAAGCCGTGAAGCTCGTCGTCGAGGTCGTGTCGCCCGAATCCGCCCACCGCGACCGCATCGTCAAGCTGCGCAAGTACGCGGAGGCCGGCATCCCGCACTACTGGCGCGTCGAGGACGAGGACGGGGCCCCCGTCGTGCACGTCTTCGAGCTCGAAGAACCGGCAGGCGCCTACGCGCCCGCCGGCATCTTCCGCGGCACCCTCCGGCGCCCGGTGCCCTTCGAGATCAGCCTCGACCTCGACAAGCTCACGCCGCCCCGGAGCAGCTGA
- a CDS encoding alpha/beta hydrolase codes for MHQDPQRPRPDDQPDQSHLPDQSHLPDQSHPPYQSHPPYPPRQSEGDPAHRDDAYVPPHIPGPPGGPVSQEPPRRSRRAGGRPRSRRVLWTSAGLALVLLVGGGGFAAWKLDWFSGNGSSVSFGQPSPPAGPGAERGTPGQTPASPSAPTGDPDVQPATGPVAAFKQTAKLDDGTVIAKTRLKGAKSGFEGDVWVWTPKEYGDPKYAKSGFPVLIALPGGNGFPDNYWADRSLGLQKAIGEGVKAGTSLPFIVIMPVLNPDAKYYYDGSDIPGKPKMGTWIAEDVPDFTRANFRTYKSRDGWAFMGSSSGAFVGMKQVLQHPDRFKAVIASGGEILPDSPFWKGHQAEMDANNPEKLAQKLIDTGGPEVYINFQVGTRETGKEGMARFRQKYGKGPVKVTIRDIQNGEHNGWHYVRGMKEGSLEWVSKVLKGPKPETG; via the coding sequence GTGCACCAGGACCCGCAGCGCCCGCGGCCCGATGACCAGCCTGACCAGTCGCACCTGCCTGACCAGTCGCACCTGCCTGACCAGTCGCACCCGCCGTACCAGTCGCACCCGCCGTACCCGCCGCGCCAATCCGAGGGCGACCCGGCACACCGCGACGACGCGTACGTCCCCCCGCACATACCCGGGCCCCCCGGCGGCCCCGTTTCCCAGGAGCCCCCGCGACGCTCGCGCCGCGCCGGCGGCCGCCCCCGCTCCCGCCGCGTGCTGTGGACGAGCGCGGGCCTCGCCCTCGTGCTCCTCGTCGGCGGCGGTGGCTTCGCCGCCTGGAAGCTGGACTGGTTCTCCGGCAACGGCTCCTCGGTGAGCTTCGGGCAGCCCTCACCCCCCGCCGGCCCGGGCGCGGAGCGCGGGACCCCGGGGCAGACCCCCGCGAGCCCGTCCGCCCCGACCGGCGATCCGGACGTACAGCCGGCGACCGGCCCGGTCGCCGCCTTCAAGCAGACCGCCAAGCTGGACGACGGCACGGTCATCGCCAAGACCCGCCTCAAGGGCGCCAAGTCCGGTTTCGAGGGCGACGTCTGGGTGTGGACGCCGAAGGAGTACGGCGACCCGAAGTACGCCAAGAGCGGCTTCCCGGTGCTCATCGCCCTCCCCGGCGGCAACGGCTTCCCGGACAACTACTGGGCCGACCGCAGCCTCGGCCTCCAGAAGGCCATCGGCGAGGGCGTCAAGGCCGGCACCAGCCTGCCGTTCATCGTGATCATGCCGGTGCTCAACCCGGACGCGAAGTACTACTACGACGGCTCCGACATCCCCGGGAAGCCCAAGATGGGCACCTGGATCGCCGAGGACGTCCCGGACTTCACCCGCGCCAACTTCCGTACGTACAAGTCCCGCGACGGCTGGGCCTTCATGGGTTCCTCCTCCGGCGCCTTCGTCGGCATGAAGCAGGTGCTCCAGCACCCGGACCGGTTCAAGGCCGTGATCGCCAGCGGCGGCGAGATCCTCCCCGACTCCCCGTTCTGGAAGGGCCACCAGGCGGAGATGGACGCGAACAACCCCGAGAAGCTCGCCCAGAAGCTGATCGACACGGGCGGTCCCGAGGTCTACATCAACTTCCAGGTCGGGACCCGGGAGACCGGCAAGGAGGGCATGGCGCGGTTCCGGCAGAAGTACGGCAAGGGTCCGGTCAAGGTGACCATCCGGGACATCCAGAACGGCGAGCACAACGGCTGGCACTACGTGCGCGGCATGAAGGAAGGCTCACTGGAATGGGTCAGCAAGGTCCTCAAGGGTCCGAAGCCCGAAACGGGCTGA
- a CDS encoding SMP-30/gluconolactonase/LRE family protein, whose amino-acid sequence MMMPAKKFLPAALLTLTAALTLGAAPAEGARTDASPAISTAFALPGEKVFPEGIAADPRTGTVYVGSYTSGTIYRARSGERAARVFLPAGTDGRHTANGLRVDGHGRLWVTDSTAGVSVYDTRSGARLAHFEIPGSAPRFLNDLAVTPDGTAYLTDSVRAVVYRVAPEQLAAGSGPLLPAYDLSGRLTPSPAGSFSLNGITADPAGRFLLTVDMTAGDLYRIDPASGAVSRVALTGGDLKTADGLDLAPGGVLRAAQNTRNTLSRWQVSADGTRARLVRTVTDPSLQIPTTLARVPGRTLVVRSQFDRDGGVLLPSTGAPTVFTVASVRGF is encoded by the coding sequence ATGATGATGCCTGCGAAGAAGTTCCTGCCCGCCGCGCTGCTGACCCTGACCGCCGCCCTGACCCTCGGCGCGGCCCCGGCCGAGGGAGCCCGTACGGACGCTTCCCCGGCCATCTCCACCGCCTTCGCCCTGCCCGGCGAGAAGGTCTTCCCGGAGGGCATAGCCGCCGACCCCCGCACCGGCACGGTCTACGTCGGCTCCTATACGAGCGGCACCATCTACCGGGCCCGCTCCGGCGAGCGCGCGGCGCGGGTCTTCCTGCCCGCGGGCACCGACGGCCGCCACACCGCGAACGGACTGCGGGTGGACGGGCACGGCCGGCTCTGGGTGACCGACTCCACCGCGGGCGTCTCGGTCTACGACACCCGCTCGGGGGCCCGGCTGGCCCACTTCGAGATACCCGGGAGCGCGCCGCGCTTCCTCAACGACCTCGCCGTCACCCCGGACGGCACCGCCTACCTCACCGACAGCGTCCGCGCGGTGGTCTACCGGGTCGCCCCGGAGCAGCTCGCCGCCGGATCCGGCCCGCTGCTGCCCGCGTACGACCTGAGCGGGCGGCTCACCCCGTCCCCGGCGGGCAGCTTCAGCCTCAACGGCATCACGGCCGACCCGGCCGGGCGGTTCCTGCTCACCGTCGATATGACCGCAGGGGACCTGTACCGCATCGACCCGGCCTCCGGCGCGGTGTCCCGCGTGGCCCTGACCGGCGGGGATCTGAAGACCGCCGACGGGCTCGACCTCGCCCCCGGCGGGGTCCTGCGCGCGGCCCAGAACACCCGCAACACCCTGAGCCGCTGGCAGGTGTCGGCCGACGGCACCCGGGCCCGCCTGGTCCGCACCGTCACGGACCCCTCGCTCCAGATCCCGACCACGCTGGCCCGGGTCCCGGGGCGGACGCTGGTGGTGCGGTCCCAGTTCGACAGGGACGGCGGGGTGCTGCTGCCCTCCACCGGCGCGCCGACCGTCTTCACGGTCGCCTCGGTCCGCGGCTTCTGA
- a CDS encoding trypsin-like serine peptidase, whose product MDQQGDVRTHPEAPAGPERRRERRRRPAVSHRLKGIGIGSAALVGAAGLLAAVFLRNPGGYEDHGALAFPTVGVLMAGGEHWCTASVVDSPRGNVVATAAHCVAPAGEDGRPGEAAHDGLAIGELAFAPAFTGEGSGKQPLGVWKVRSVQVDERWTKWGEDTADFAFLSVEPDADGRSLQEVVGRGEAPKPVWTSGYEREVTVVGYPESEHNPENKPVACTTQSRHDEDDPAMLYINCSGFWTGTSGSPWIADRGGPGRPGQLIGVLSGGDTDVDSTAALFDDRAKALYERAAKPAR is encoded by the coding sequence GTGGATCAGCAAGGTGATGTCCGCACCCACCCCGAAGCCCCGGCCGGCCCCGAGCGGCGGCGCGAGCGGCGCCGCCGCCCCGCGGTGAGCCACCGCCTCAAGGGGATCGGGATCGGCTCGGCCGCCCTCGTGGGGGCCGCCGGGCTGCTCGCCGCGGTGTTCCTCAGGAACCCCGGCGGCTACGAGGACCACGGCGCCCTCGCCTTCCCCACCGTCGGCGTCCTCATGGCGGGCGGCGAGCACTGGTGCACGGCCAGCGTCGTCGACAGCCCGCGGGGCAACGTCGTCGCCACCGCCGCGCACTGCGTGGCCCCCGCCGGCGAGGACGGGCGGCCGGGCGAGGCCGCGCACGACGGGCTCGCCATCGGCGAGCTCGCCTTCGCCCCCGCCTTCACCGGGGAGGGCTCCGGGAAGCAGCCGCTCGGCGTGTGGAAGGTGCGCTCCGTCCAGGTCGACGAGCGCTGGACGAAGTGGGGCGAGGACACCGCCGACTTCGCCTTCCTCAGCGTCGAACCGGACGCGGACGGGCGCAGCCTGCAAGAGGTCGTCGGACGCGGGGAGGCCCCCAAGCCCGTCTGGACCTCCGGCTACGAACGCGAGGTGACCGTCGTCGGCTATCCGGAGTCCGAGCACAACCCCGAGAACAAGCCCGTCGCCTGTACGACGCAGAGCCGGCACGACGAGGACGACCCCGCCATGCTCTACATCAACTGCTCCGGGTTCTGGACGGGGACGAGCGGCAGCCCGTGGATCGCCGACCGGGGCGGACCGGGACGGCCGGGGCAGCTCATCGGGGTGCTGAGCGGCGGGGACACCGACGTGGACTCCACGGCCGCCCTGTTCGACGACCGGGCCAAGGCCCTCTACGAGCGGGCGGCGAAGCCCGCCCGCTAG
- a CDS encoding S8 family peptidase, which yields MSATRHTRRRIAGIGATATLALALGATLALPASAAPSAPQGVIENAGAEGTVSGSYIVTLNDSAARSTAASGKAVAQRYGARIDRTYSAALNGYSVEVSEAQARKLAADPAVKSVVQNRVFTVDTTQPNPPSWGLDRIDQTALPLNQSYTYPDKAGEGVTAYIIDTGVRKTHQDLGGRASDGFDAIDNDNTAQDGHGHGTHVAGTVAGTTYGVAKKAKIVGVRVLDNNGSGTTAQVVAGIDWVTAHAVKPAVANMSLGGGADSALDTAVRNSIASGITYGVAAGNESTNANTKSPARVAEAITVGATTNTDAKASYSNYGTILDLFAPGSNITSSWGTGDTATNTISGTSMATPHVVGAAALYLAANPAATPAQVSTALVNAATPNVVTSPGTGSPNRLLNIGTSTTPPNPGTRFENLADYAIADNATVESPITVSGISGNAPATLSVPVDIKHTYVGDLKVDLVAPDGTVYTLRNRTGGSADNIIQTFTVNASAEVANGVWKLRVADLANVDTGKIDSWALQF from the coding sequence ATGTCCGCGACGCGTCACACCCGCCGGAGGATCGCCGGCATCGGAGCGACCGCCACACTGGCCCTCGCCCTCGGAGCCACCCTCGCCTTACCCGCCTCGGCGGCCCCGAGCGCCCCGCAGGGCGTCATCGAGAACGCCGGCGCCGAAGGCACCGTCTCCGGCAGCTACATCGTGACCCTGAACGACTCCGCGGCGCGCTCCACCGCCGCCAGCGGGAAGGCCGTGGCCCAGCGCTACGGCGCGCGGATCGACCGGACCTACAGCGCCGCCCTCAACGGCTACTCCGTCGAGGTCTCCGAGGCGCAGGCCAGGAAGCTCGCCGCCGACCCCGCCGTCAAGTCCGTCGTGCAGAACCGGGTGTTCACCGTCGACACCACCCAGCCGAACCCGCCGTCCTGGGGCCTGGACCGGATCGACCAGACGGCCCTCCCGCTGAACCAGAGCTACACCTACCCGGACAAGGCCGGGGAGGGCGTGACGGCGTACATCATCGACACGGGCGTCCGCAAGACCCACCAGGACCTCGGCGGCCGCGCCTCCGACGGCTTCGACGCCATCGACAACGACAACACCGCCCAGGACGGCCACGGCCACGGCACGCACGTCGCCGGCACCGTCGCGGGCACCACGTACGGCGTGGCCAAGAAGGCGAAGATCGTCGGCGTGCGCGTGCTCGACAACAACGGATCCGGCACGACCGCCCAGGTCGTCGCCGGCATCGACTGGGTGACGGCGCACGCCGTCAAGCCGGCCGTCGCGAACATGTCCCTCGGCGGCGGCGCGGACTCCGCCCTCGACACCGCGGTCCGCAACTCCATAGCCAGCGGCATCACCTACGGGGTCGCGGCGGGCAACGAGTCCACCAACGCCAACACCAAGTCACCGGCCCGCGTGGCCGAGGCGATCACCGTCGGTGCCACCACCAACACCGACGCCAAGGCCAGCTACTCCAACTACGGCACGATCCTGGACCTCTTCGCCCCGGGCTCCAACATCACCTCCTCGTGGGGCACCGGCGACACCGCCACGAACACCATCTCCGGCACCTCGATGGCCACCCCGCACGTGGTCGGCGCCGCCGCCCTCTACCTCGCGGCCAACCCCGCCGCCACCCCGGCCCAGGTCTCCACGGCCCTGGTGAACGCGGCCACGCCGAACGTGGTGACCAGCCCCGGCACGGGCTCCCCGAACCGGCTGCTCAACATCGGCACCTCCACCACCCCGCCGAACCCGGGCACCCGCTTCGAGAACCTCGCCGACTACGCGATCGCCGACAACGCCACCGTCGAGTCGCCGATCACCGTCAGCGGGATCTCCGGCAACGCCCCGGCCACGCTGAGCGTGCCGGTCGACATCAAGCACACCTACGTCGGTGACCTGAAGGTCGACCTGGTCGCCCCCGACGGCACCGTCTACACCCTGCGCAACCGCACCGGCGGCAGCGCGGACAACATCATCCAGACCTTCACCGTGAACGCCTCGGCCGAGGTCGCCAACGGCGTGTGGAAGCTCCGGGTCGCGGACCTGGCGAACGTCGACACCGGAAAGATCGACTCCTGGGCGCTCCAGTTCTGA
- a CDS encoding threonine synthase — MTHALPGYVCAEDATRADARTAPWCCPVCGGPWDLDFVPDPDAVLDPAAGPHSLWRYGPALPLTGAFAVTLAEGNTPLVPLSERVHAKLDFLMPTLSFKDRGAVMLAEVARRLGPERVVADSSGNAGTAFAAYCARAGLSCEVFVPEGTSAKKTEQMRAHGATVTVVPGGREAAAVAAREAADLPGVFYASHVFNPYFLHGTKTYVYEIWEALGGHLPEVVVVPVGNGTLLLGAALAVEELARRGVRPPTLIAVQSAAVAPLASAFRAGAEDAEAVPQLPTLAEGIAIPAPPRARQILAAVRKSGGTFLTVTDDRVRAAQLDLARRGLFVEPTAAACWAAVGPTAPEDPLQGRTAVVPLCGAGAKTGLAAPAG; from the coding sequence ATGACGCACGCACTACCCGGCTACGTCTGCGCCGAAGACGCCACCCGCGCCGACGCGCGGACGGCCCCCTGGTGCTGCCCGGTGTGCGGCGGACCGTGGGACCTCGACTTCGTCCCCGACCCGGACGCCGTGCTGGATCCCGCGGCCGGACCCCACTCGCTCTGGCGCTACGGCCCCGCGCTGCCGCTCACCGGGGCGTTCGCGGTCACGCTGGCGGAGGGGAACACCCCGCTGGTGCCGCTGTCGGAGCGGGTGCACGCCAAGCTCGACTTCCTGATGCCCACGCTGTCCTTCAAGGACCGCGGCGCGGTGATGCTCGCGGAGGTCGCGCGCCGGCTGGGACCGGAGCGGGTGGTGGCCGACAGCAGCGGCAACGCCGGGACCGCCTTCGCCGCCTACTGCGCACGCGCCGGGCTGAGCTGCGAGGTCTTCGTGCCGGAGGGCACCTCGGCGAAGAAGACGGAGCAGATGCGCGCGCACGGCGCGACGGTGACGGTGGTGCCGGGCGGACGCGAGGCGGCGGCGGTGGCGGCCCGCGAGGCGGCGGACCTGCCGGGGGTGTTCTACGCCAGCCACGTCTTCAACCCGTACTTCCTGCACGGCACCAAGACGTACGTCTACGAGATCTGGGAGGCGCTGGGCGGCCATCTCCCGGAGGTGGTCGTCGTCCCGGTCGGCAACGGCACGCTGCTGCTCGGGGCAGCGCTGGCGGTGGAGGAGCTGGCCCGCCGCGGGGTCCGCCCGCCGACGCTGATCGCCGTCCAGTCGGCGGCCGTCGCCCCGCTGGCCTCCGCCTTCCGCGCGGGCGCCGAGGACGCCGAGGCCGTACCCCAACTCCCCACCCTGGCCGAGGGGATCGCGATCCCGGCTCCGCCGCGGGCCCGCCAGATCCTGGCGGCCGTCCGGAAGTCGGGCGGCACCTTCCTGACCGTCACCGACGACCGCGTCCGTGCGGCCCAGCTCGACCTGGCCCGGCGCGGGCTCTTCGTGGAACCCACGGCCGCCGCCTGCTGGGCCGCGGTCGGGCCCACCGCCCCCGAGGACCCCCTCCAGGGCCGCACCGCCGTGGTCCCGCTCTGCGGGGCGGGCGCCAAGACGGGCCTGGCGGCGCCGGCGGGCTGA